Proteins encoded together in one Anaerotignum propionicum DSM 1682 window:
- the aspS gene encoding aspartate--tRNA ligase, translated as MGEALAGLKRSCMCCDVNETMIGKEVTVMGWVQRRRDLGQLIFIALRDKTGLVQIAIDGNVAEKELFEKAESVRSEFVLAVRGQVAPRTEGNINPNMKTGTIEIIATELRILSEAETTPFQIEDNISVKDDLRFKYRYLDLRRPSQLNNLVLRHKVVQVMRNFLDQENFLEIETPILGISTPEGARDYLVPSRVHPGSFYGLPQSPQQYKQLLMVSGMDRYYQIAKCFRDEDLRADRQPEFTQVDMELSFIDVEDILDINERMMQKVFRDILNVEIPLPLKRMTYKEAMERFGSDKPDVRFGMELVNISEVVGDTDFVVFKTALEAGGSVRAINAKGCGAFPRKKIDSLVEFVKTYRAKGLAWIAINEDGSLKTQIAKFFTEEKLAEIVERMDGKPGDLILICADQDKVVFDSLGALRLELSKMLELTKADDFNFLWITEFPMLEWDEEAGRFVAVHHPFTAPMDEDIDLLETDPGKVRAKAYDIVLNGYELGGGSIRIHRRDVQQKMFGLLGFTMEDAQQRFGYFLDAFKYGAPPHGGLAFGLDRIIMLMCGASSIRDVIAFPKVKDASCPMTDAPTVVDEKQLDELAISIKKEILVSEEAE; from the coding sequence ATGGGTGAAGCATTAGCAGGCTTGAAGAGAAGCTGTATGTGTTGTGATGTAAATGAAACCATGATTGGCAAAGAGGTTACAGTAATGGGCTGGGTTCAGCGTCGTCGTGACCTTGGACAGCTGATCTTTATTGCGTTAAGAGATAAAACCGGTTTGGTTCAGATTGCTATTGATGGAAATGTAGCGGAAAAAGAACTGTTTGAGAAGGCAGAAAGTGTAAGAAGCGAATTTGTATTGGCTGTTCGTGGACAAGTTGCCCCTAGAACTGAGGGAAATATTAACCCCAACATGAAAACAGGAACCATCGAAATTATTGCCACTGAGCTTCGTATTCTTTCTGAAGCTGAAACAACACCATTTCAGATTGAGGATAATATTTCAGTTAAGGATGACTTAAGATTCAAGTATCGTTATCTGGATTTGCGCCGTCCTAGTCAGCTAAACAATCTTGTATTAAGACATAAGGTTGTTCAAGTGATGAGGAACTTCTTAGATCAGGAAAACTTTTTGGAAATTGAGACACCTATTTTAGGAATCAGCACACCGGAAGGTGCAAGAGACTACTTGGTGCCCAGCCGTGTGCATCCTGGCAGCTTTTATGGATTACCCCAGTCCCCTCAGCAATACAAGCAGTTGTTAATGGTTTCAGGTATGGACCGTTACTATCAGATTGCAAAATGCTTCCGTGACGAAGATTTGAGAGCTGACCGTCAGCCTGAGTTCACCCAAGTGGATATGGAACTTTCCTTCATTGATGTTGAGGATATTTTGGACATCAACGAAAGAATGATGCAAAAGGTATTTCGGGATATTTTAAATGTAGAAATTCCCTTACCTTTGAAAAGAATGACATACAAAGAGGCAATGGAACGCTTTGGTTCTGATAAGCCTGATGTACGCTTTGGAATGGAGCTTGTAAATATTTCTGAGGTGGTTGGGGATACAGATTTTGTTGTATTTAAAACTGCATTGGAAGCAGGGGGCAGTGTGCGTGCTATTAATGCAAAGGGCTGTGGTGCTTTCCCAAGAAAGAAAATTGACAGCTTAGTTGAATTCGTAAAAACTTATCGTGCAAAGGGTCTGGCATGGATTGCTATCAATGAGGATGGCAGTTTGAAAACCCAGATTGCAAAATTCTTTACTGAAGAAAAATTAGCAGAAATTGTGGAAAGAATGGACGGCAAACCGGGAGATTTGATCTTGATTTGTGCAGATCAGGACAAGGTTGTATTTGATTCTTTAGGAGCCTTGCGGTTGGAGCTTTCCAAAATGCTGGAGTTAACGAAGGCGGATGATTTCAACTTCCTTTGGATTACCGAATTCCCTATGTTAGAGTGGGATGAGGAAGCAGGCAGATTTGTGGCGGTACACCATCCATTCACAGCTCCTATGGATGAGGACATTGATTTGCTGGAGACAGACCCAGGCAAGGTTCGTGCCAAAGCCTATGATATTGTATTAAATGGTTATGAATTGGGCGGCGGTTCCATCAGAATTCATCGCAGAGATGTTCAACAGAAAATGTTTGGACTTTTGGGCTTTACAATGGAAGATGCACAGCAGCGTTTTGGCTATTTCCTAGATGCGTTTAAATATGGAGCACCTCCTCATGGTGGTCTTGCTTTTGGATTGGATAGAATCATCATGCTTATGTGCGGTGCAAGCAGTATTCGTGATGTCATCGCTTTCCCTAAGGTGAAGGATGCATCATGCCCTATGACCGATGCTCCTACTGTTGTGGATGAAAAGCAGTTGGATGAATTGGCAATAAGTATAAAAAAAGAAATATTAGTGTCGGAAGAAGCTGAATAA
- a CDS encoding tyrosine-type recombinase/integrase, with translation MAKKKNTVRADGRIAVQVYLGEFDGKRKYKTVYGKNQKEAEAKAQELKSSMYRGIDITADRDTFEFWMEAWCALKSTEVTHGRMESYKRSLKKYEPLYSLPITRLKTADFQQIILTLAKENPNTGEPSAKSSLKQIRSVGLQVCQLAIDNRVMDYNPVGPVKIPRVPQGNIRRALTQEEQQWIIDTPHRAQTAAMIMMFAGLRRGELLALTWSDISFKDATIDINKTVEFINGQPVLKNTAKSKNSIRTINIPDILVDFLHEKKKICTDSVIVCPSAKGQLMSEISWRRLWDSYLTDLNIKYGNFRNQISGQPKSKFQPQGVPCVIPRFTAHWLRHTYATMLYFAEVDVLTAKEQLGHSDVQTTLNIYTHLDGKHKRKSMDKLNSYLAGGTNNNSPIAKI, from the coding sequence ATGGCCAAAAAGAAAAACACCGTCCGTGCTGACGGTAGAATCGCCGTCCAAGTATATCTTGGCGAATTTGACGGAAAACGAAAATACAAAACCGTCTACGGAAAAAATCAAAAGGAGGCAGAAGCAAAAGCACAGGAATTAAAATCGTCTATGTACAGGGGAATTGATATTACCGCAGACAGAGACACATTCGAATTCTGGATGGAAGCATGGTGCGCACTTAAAAGCACGGAAGTTACCCACGGGCGCATGGAAAGTTATAAGCGCAGCTTAAAAAAGTATGAGCCGCTATATAGCCTCCCTATCACACGCCTTAAGACTGCTGATTTTCAACAAATCATCTTAACCCTTGCCAAAGAAAACCCGAACACCGGGGAGCCATCGGCAAAATCATCTCTTAAGCAGATACGATCCGTTGGACTACAGGTATGCCAATTGGCCATTGATAATAGGGTCATGGACTATAACCCTGTTGGTCCAGTCAAAATCCCCCGTGTGCCACAAGGCAATATAAGACGAGCATTAACCCAAGAAGAACAACAATGGATCATTGATACTCCTCACAGAGCCCAAACAGCAGCCATGATCATGATGTTTGCAGGCTTACGCAGAGGTGAACTACTGGCACTCACATGGTCCGATATTAGTTTTAAAGATGCTACAATTGATATTAATAAAACCGTTGAATTTATTAACGGCCAACCAGTTCTAAAAAACACGGCCAAATCAAAAAACAGTATCCGAACTATCAATATACCCGACATTCTTGTGGATTTTTTGCATGAAAAGAAGAAGATCTGCACAGATTCCGTAATCGTCTGCCCTTCTGCAAAGGGCCAGCTTATGAGCGAGATTAGTTGGCGTAGGCTATGGGACAGTTACTTAACAGATTTAAATATAAAATACGGAAACTTTAGAAATCAAATTTCAGGTCAGCCAAAAAGTAAATTTCAACCCCAAGGTGTCCCTTGTGTCATTCCTCGGTTCACTGCTCATTGGTTAAGACATACATATGCTACAATGCTTTACTTTGCGGAAGTAGATGTGCTAACTGCAAAAGAGCAGCTGGGTCACTCAGACGTGCAAACCACCTTAAATATTTACACGCATTTAGATGGGAAGCACAAACGAAAATCAATGGATAAATTAAATTCTTACCTCGCAGGTGGTACAAATAATAACTCACCTATCGCTAAAATTTGA
- a CDS encoding ImmA/IrrE family metallo-endopeptidase — protein sequence MNKYDYLLDIAERNGVMVCEKQFKSDAKGLCKGSKIGISKDLANAEKACVLAEELGHYFTTVGNILDQSIENNRKQEKVARVWGYNHLIRIDDLIQPILDGCSNIFEVAEFLEVTAECLLEIIGAFKEKYGAVYIAGEYKIIFNDYGYCVLN from the coding sequence ATGAACAAATATGATTATCTGCTTGATATTGCAGAAAGAAATGGTGTTATGGTTTGCGAAAAACAGTTTAAATCAGATGCAAAAGGATTATGTAAGGGAAGCAAAATCGGAATAAGCAAAGATTTAGCCAATGCAGAAAAGGCATGTGTGTTAGCAGAGGAACTTGGACATTATTTTACAACAGTTGGGAATATCCTTGACCAGTCAATCGAAAATAATAGAAAACAAGAGAAAGTAGCCAGAGTTTGGGGGTATAACCACCTAATAAGAATTGACGATTTAATCCAACCAATCCTCGATGGATGCAGCAATATTTTTGAAGTTGCTGAGTTTTTAGAAGTTACAGCAGAGTGCCTATTAGAGATAATTGGAGCTTTCAAAGAAAAATATGGAGCTGTATACATAGCCGGTGAATATAAAATTATTTTTAATGATTACGGATATTGCGTTTTAAATTAA
- a CDS encoding helix-turn-helix domain-containing protein: protein MKVGERIRLQRKKIGMSADQLADIIGTSRSTIFRYENGAIEKMPTSALEPIAEALRTTPAYLMGWVNSEDNERFALSIDADNIIVELEKLNELGRKEAIKRVEELTHINKYSAKSKINHLTPIAAHNDNADDEDQQNLMKKDIDEL from the coding sequence ATGAAGGTTGGAGAAAGAATTCGATTGCAAAGAAAGAAAATTGGAATGTCAGCGGATCAACTTGCTGATATAATAGGTACTTCTAGATCAACAATATTCAGATATGAAAATGGAGCAATAGAAAAAATGCCCACTTCTGCTCTTGAACCAATTGCTGAAGCTTTACGTACAACACCAGCTTACCTTATGGGTTGGGTAAATTCAGAAGATAATGAACGATTCGCACTATCTATTGATGCAGATAACATCATAGTAGAGCTAGAAAAATTAAACGAATTAGGCAGAAAAGAGGCTATTAAAAGGGTAGAAGAATTAACACATATCAATAAATATTCCGCTAAAAGTAAAATTAACCATCTAACTCCTATTGCCGCTCACAACGACAACGCTGACGACGAAGATCAGCAGAACTTAATGAAGAAAGATATTGACGAATTATAA
- a CDS encoding helix-turn-helix domain-containing protein, translated as MNTNMQLLKGKIVERQTTQEAVADAVGIDRSTFYRKLKTNGMSFSIAEAHKIVAAIPLTMEEAMAIFFDNTVA; from the coding sequence ATGAATACAAATATGCAATTATTAAAAGGAAAAATTGTAGAGAGACAAACAACGCAAGAAGCTGTTGCTGACGCTGTAGGCATTGATAGAAGTACATTCTATAGAAAACTGAAAACTAACGGAATGAGTTTTTCTATAGCTGAAGCTCATAAGATAGTAGCAGCAATTCCATTAACTATGGAAGAAGCAATGGCCATTTTTTTTGACAATACAGTCGCATAA
- a CDS encoding antA/AntB antirepressor family protein has translation MNQLTVIEKELVPVYETSTGEKVVNGRELWEGLQSKSKFADWIKNRFADCEATENEDFETLSKNLENGGRTKEYIIQLDTAKEMAMLERNEIGKKVRKYFIAVEKKYKTPKSQAEILLGQAQILVNMERKQRENEKAIEDTNKRIDGIKDIVSLNPNDWRKDTARLLNKMAVAIGGYEHLRNIREESYKLLDERFGVSLSIRLTNKKKTMALNGVCKSKVDKLNKLDAIADDKKLIEGYISIIKEMCIRYGIDANSN, from the coding sequence ATGAACCAACTAACAGTAATTGAAAAGGAATTAGTACCTGTTTATGAAACAAGTACAGGAGAAAAGGTTGTAAATGGTAGAGAGCTTTGGGAAGGGTTGCAAAGTAAAAGTAAATTTGCCGACTGGATTAAAAACAGATTTGCTGACTGCGAAGCTACAGAAAATGAGGACTTTGAAACGCTTTCTAAAAATTTAGAAAACGGAGGTAGAACAAAAGAGTACATAATTCAGCTTGACACTGCCAAGGAAATGGCAATGCTGGAGCGTAACGAAATAGGGAAAAAGGTACGGAAGTATTTTATCGCTGTTGAGAAAAAATACAAAACCCCAAAGTCTCAAGCCGAAATTCTTCTTGGGCAGGCTCAAATACTTGTAAATATGGAACGCAAGCAGCGTGAGAATGAAAAAGCCATTGAGGATACCAACAAACGTATTGATGGGATTAAGGATATAGTTTCTTTAAACCCTAATGACTGGCGAAAAGATACAGCAAGGCTGCTTAATAAAATGGCGGTTGCTATAGGTGGATATGAACACCTTCGCAACATCAGGGAGGAAAGCTATAAACTCCTAGATGAAAGGTTTGGAGTATCGCTTTCCATCCGGCTTACTAACAAAAAGAAAACTATGGCGCTAAATGGTGTTTGCAAATCTAAGGTGGACAAGCTTAATAAATTGGATGCGATTGCAGATGATAAAAAGCTAATTGAGGGATATATCTCCATTATCAAAGAAATGTGCATCAGATATGGAATAGATGCGAATTCAAACTAG
- a CDS encoding helix-turn-helix domain-containing protein, which translates to MKTTKRWDDVPVIFDLAFAATLTGFSSERLRQLSRAGEFPARKIGIGNHAVWRIDKDEFVSWWESKKIQGVDKHAKYT; encoded by the coding sequence TTGAAAACAACTAAAAGATGGGACGATGTCCCGGTAATATTCGATCTTGCTTTTGCAGCTACCTTAACAGGATTTAGTAGTGAACGCTTGCGGCAATTGAGCCGAGCAGGTGAGTTCCCAGCAAGGAAAATCGGTATAGGCAATCATGCAGTGTGGAGAATAGATAAAGACGAGTTCGTCAGCTGGTGGGAAAGCAAGAAGATACAGGGGGTGGACAAGCATGCGAAATATACATAA
- a CDS encoding YdbC family protein has product MAEIKNEIVQHFGVISQGEWTRELNLVSWNGRKELYDIRGWADDHAKCSKGITLNKTELKSLRDILNKMEL; this is encoded by the coding sequence ATGGCGGAAATTAAGAATGAGATTGTACAACATTTTGGGGTGATTTCCCAAGGTGAATGGACAAGGGAGTTAAATCTTGTCAGCTGGAATGGTAGGAAAGAGCTCTATGATATACGGGGATGGGCTGACGACCATGCAAAATGCTCCAAAGGGATTACCTTAAACAAAACGGAGCTGAAATCACTGAGAGATATTTTAAACAAGATGGAATTATAA
- a CDS encoding DUF2800 domain-containing protein, whose product MSHALLSASAADKWLHCTPSARMESVLPDTAGESAQEGSLAHELAELKARRHFHGMDKGAFTRKFNKIKSNELYIVDMDHDTDTYVEYLKDVEMMFSSKPYAVFETKVDYSHIAPEGFGTADSIMIGGGHLHIVDFKYGKTVQVDCVDNPQMKLYALGALKKYDLLYDIKDITLHIVQPRMSNISSWTINCENLNTWGESIKPVSQMAFDGSGECVVGGWCDSHFCKCRATCRAYMERMQRVTQFMDKLPPVLTDDEVGQCLTLAADIKKWYSLLEKYAMTALLEGKNIAGWKVVEGRSNRAFNDIDQAYKALSVSGIDESLLYKRVPITLTDCEIMLGKKGFSEMLADYVVKPPGKPTIAPESDPRKNYNPAMADFAGLESNK is encoded by the coding sequence ATGAGCCATGCTTTATTATCTGCAAGTGCGGCCGATAAGTGGCTGCACTGCACCCCCTCAGCTAGAATGGAGTCAGTTTTGCCAGACACTGCAGGGGAGTCTGCCCAGGAGGGATCTCTTGCCCATGAGCTGGCCGAGTTAAAAGCAAGACGACATTTTCATGGAATGGATAAGGGCGCCTTTACCCGTAAGTTTAACAAAATAAAGAGCAACGAATTGTATATTGTGGATATGGATCACGATACGGACACATACGTAGAATACTTAAAAGATGTTGAAATGATGTTTTCTTCAAAACCCTATGCGGTGTTTGAAACGAAAGTGGACTATTCCCATATTGCTCCTGAAGGGTTTGGAACCGCCGATAGTATTATGATTGGTGGAGGACATCTTCATATCGTGGACTTTAAGTATGGGAAAACCGTTCAAGTGGATTGCGTAGATAACCCACAAATGAAGCTGTATGCTTTGGGCGCTTTGAAAAAGTATGATCTTTTATACGACATTAAGGACATTACCTTACATATTGTACAGCCTAGAATGAGCAATATTTCTTCTTGGACGATTAATTGTGAGAACCTAAATACTTGGGGTGAAAGCATTAAGCCCGTAAGTCAAATGGCATTCGATGGTTCAGGTGAATGCGTTGTGGGCGGCTGGTGTGATAGTCATTTCTGCAAATGCCGTGCTACCTGCAGGGCGTATATGGAACGTATGCAACGTGTAACACAATTCATGGACAAGCTTCCACCCGTACTTACGGATGATGAAGTGGGGCAGTGCCTTACCTTAGCAGCTGACATTAAAAAATGGTATTCCCTTTTAGAAAAATACGCAATGACTGCGCTGCTGGAAGGCAAAAACATTGCCGGTTGGAAAGTAGTAGAAGGGCGCAGCAACAGGGCGTTCAATGACATTGACCAGGCATACAAAGCCTTATCTGTATCAGGGATAGACGAATCTTTGCTGTACAAGCGAGTGCCCATCACTCTTACAGATTGCGAAATTATGCTAGGGAAAAAAGGTTTCTCTGAAATGCTGGCGGATTACGTTGTAAAACCTCCTGGCAAACCCACTATTGCTCCGGAGAGTGATCCAAGAAAGAACTATAACCCTGCAATGGCAGATTTTGCAGGACTTGAATCTAATAAATAA
- a CDS encoding DUF2815 family protein — translation MYQNIATKCLTGEVRISFEHLARPYSNNGGEPKYSCTILIPKTDTATYNDLLSALQTAYEQGVNDKWKGSRPQLRYPVIYDGDGVRPSGEAFGVECKGHWVVTASSKQQPQVVHQSNVSVQLAETDIYSGMYARVTVNFFPYESSGNRGVGCGLGNVMKTRDGEPLSGRANAENDFAGAGTPAAAMPMGGPGMPGYAATPMGNAAMPAAYNPAPRYAPAAPTGNINPITGLPM, via the coding sequence ATGTATCAGAATATCGCAACAAAATGCCTCACAGGTGAGGTAAGAATTTCTTTTGAGCACCTTGCAAGACCTTACAGCAATAACGGCGGTGAGCCAAAGTACAGCTGCACGATTTTAATTCCAAAGACAGATACCGCTACATATAACGACCTTCTTTCGGCTTTGCAGACTGCTTATGAGCAGGGGGTAAATGATAAGTGGAAAGGCTCCCGTCCTCAGTTGAGATACCCTGTAATTTACGATGGCGACGGCGTTAGACCTTCAGGGGAAGCCTTTGGTGTGGAGTGCAAGGGTCACTGGGTTGTAACTGCATCCAGTAAGCAACAGCCCCAGGTGGTACATCAATCAAATGTTTCTGTGCAGTTGGCCGAGACGGATATTTACAGCGGTATGTACGCCCGTGTTACAGTAAATTTCTTCCCTTACGAAAGCAGTGGAAATAGGGGAGTAGGCTGTGGACTGGGAAACGTCATGAAAACAAGAGACGGTGAGCCCTTAAGTGGCAGAGCAAATGCAGAGAATGACTTTGCCGGTGCAGGAACGCCTGCAGCTGCAATGCCAATGGGCGGCCCCGGAATGCCTGGATATGCGGCAACTCCTATGGGAAACGCTGCAATGCCCGCTGCTTATAATCCTGCCCCCAGATATGCCCCGGCAGCACCTACAGGCAATATTAACCCAATCACCGGCTTACCTATGTAA
- a CDS encoding DNA polymerase, producing the protein MRGHISVDIETFSSVDINKSGLYKYVQSPDFSILLLAYSIDGGAVEIIDLTKTELPIVIKHWLLHSGHIKHAYNAAFEWYCLSKYFGLKEEERTEWLKQWRCTMMHSLYCGYVAKLEDAGKAIGLPQEKQKLATGKALIKTFCSPCKPSRSNGNRTRILPEHEPERWNLFKEYCKQDVVTEMEIENRLSHFPVPDLVQEQWVLDQIQNERGVAIDLDLIDGALYCDSVATEKATNISRAITNLENPNSLAQLKKWIGERTGIKISSLNKETVGDMLDAEIPVSVRRVLELRQQLGKTSVSKYKAMTRAECTDGRLRGSLQFYGANRTGRWAGRLAQVQNLPRTYLHGAELDLARKFVKLKNPNAIQLTFGSVQDTLSQLVRTAFIPEKGKVFVDADFSAIEARVVAWLAGENWVLEVFRTHGKIYEATAAQMFGVPIEKIVKGTPEYALRQKGKVATLALGYNGGPGALINMGALKMGIPEEELQEIVYKWRGANQAIVRCWKALEHAAIQAIKTGRAVGTHCLVFAREADITKGQDFLTILLPSGRKLFYAKPHLTLNQWGNESIGYYGMNQTSKNWEPTETYGGKLTENVVQAIARDCLAHTLTVLEAQGYKIVFHVHDEVIIEIEKEKADLDKVCQIMSQPIPFAPGLPMAADGWVGDYFTKD; encoded by the coding sequence ATGAGGGGGCACATATCCGTCGATATTGAAACCTTCTCCTCCGTTGATATTAACAAGTCCGGGCTTTACAAATATGTTCAAAGCCCGGATTTTTCAATCTTACTGTTAGCTTATAGTATTGACGGCGGGGCGGTGGAAATTATCGACCTTACGAAAACGGAGTTACCAATTGTTATTAAACATTGGCTTTTACATTCTGGTCACATAAAACATGCTTATAATGCTGCCTTTGAGTGGTACTGCTTGTCGAAGTATTTTGGTCTAAAGGAAGAGGAAAGAACAGAGTGGTTGAAACAATGGCGTTGTACGATGATGCATAGTCTTTACTGTGGTTACGTGGCTAAACTGGAGGATGCGGGCAAAGCAATAGGATTGCCGCAGGAAAAACAGAAATTAGCAACAGGGAAAGCTTTAATCAAAACTTTCTGCTCACCCTGTAAACCTTCAAGATCCAATGGAAACAGAACGAGAATTCTACCGGAACATGAGCCGGAACGGTGGAACCTTTTCAAAGAATATTGTAAGCAGGATGTTGTTACAGAGATGGAAATTGAAAATAGGCTGTCTCATTTTCCGGTACCTGATTTGGTGCAGGAGCAATGGGTTTTAGATCAGATACAGAATGAGAGAGGCGTTGCCATAGATCTTGATCTGATAGATGGGGCGTTATATTGCGACAGTGTGGCAACGGAAAAGGCAACAAATATTTCTAGGGCAATTACAAACCTTGAAAACCCTAACAGCCTGGCACAGCTAAAAAAATGGATTGGAGAAAGAACGGGAATAAAAATCTCTAGTTTAAATAAGGAAACTGTGGGTGATATGCTGGATGCGGAAATTCCCGTTTCGGTTCGGAGAGTTTTGGAGTTGCGGCAGCAATTGGGAAAAACAAGTGTATCAAAGTATAAGGCTATGACACGGGCTGAATGCACTGATGGAAGATTGCGTGGATCTCTCCAATTCTACGGTGCGAACCGCACAGGAAGATGGGCGGGACGATTGGCCCAGGTGCAGAATCTTCCAAGAACGTACCTCCATGGTGCAGAGTTGGACTTAGCAAGAAAGTTTGTGAAATTGAAAAATCCCAATGCCATACAGCTGACCTTTGGTAGCGTGCAGGATACCCTTTCCCAGCTAGTAAGAACGGCATTTATACCCGAGAAAGGCAAAGTTTTTGTGGATGCTGATTTCTCTGCCATTGAGGCAAGGGTGGTTGCTTGGCTTGCGGGGGAAAACTGGGTTCTGGAGGTATTCCGTACCCATGGAAAGATTTACGAGGCCACAGCGGCGCAAATGTTTGGGGTACCTATTGAAAAGATTGTAAAAGGAACACCCGAATATGCATTAAGACAAAAGGGGAAGGTTGCCACCCTTGCCCTTGGATATAATGGTGGACCAGGGGCACTTATCAACATGGGTGCGTTGAAAATGGGGATACCTGAGGAAGAATTACAGGAAATTGTGTATAAATGGCGAGGTGCAAATCAAGCAATCGTTCGATGCTGGAAAGCCCTGGAACATGCAGCCATACAAGCAATTAAAACTGGCAGAGCTGTTGGTACCCATTGTCTGGTGTTTGCTAGAGAGGCAGACATTACAAAGGGGCAAGACTTCCTTACAATATTGCTTCCTTCAGGGAGAAAGCTTTTTTATGCAAAACCTCATTTAACTTTAAACCAGTGGGGAAATGAATCCATTGGATATTATGGAATGAACCAGACTTCTAAGAACTGGGAACCTACAGAAACCTATGGAGGTAAATTAACGGAGAATGTGGTGCAGGCCATTGCAAGGGATTGTTTGGCGCATACCCTAACTGTTTTGGAAGCCCAAGGGTACAAAATTGTTTTCCATGTTCACGATGAAGTTATTATCGAAATAGAAAAGGAGAAAGCTGACCTTGATAAGGTTTGCCAGATTATGAGCCAACCCATACCCTTTGCACCGGGATTGCCCATGGCTGCAGATGGCTGGGTGGGGGACTATTTTACGAAAGACTGA